In Daucus carota subsp. sativus chromosome 4, DH1 v3.0, whole genome shotgun sequence, one DNA window encodes the following:
- the LOC108215635 gene encoding phosphoenolpyruvate carboxykinase (ATP) 1 has product MMSGNLAKIDTRTKRDDEEICHDDSATPVKAQTIDELHSLQMKKSAPSTPIKGGGAGSARSSFDSAVSDQDHRNKQQLQSISASLASLTRETGPKVVKGDPASTRKAAETPKLSSHHATATATPTPNISDSSLKFTHILYNLSPAELYEQAIKYEKGSFITSSGALATLSGAKTGRSPRDKRVVKDESTAKELWWGKGSPNIEMDEQTFLVNRERAVDYLCSLDKVFVNDQYLNWDPNHRIKVRIVSARAYHSLFMHNMCIRPTPEELEDFGTPDFTIYNSGQFPCNRYTHYMTSSTSIDINLARREMVILGTQYAGEMKKGLFSLMHYLMPKRQILSLHSGCNMGKDGDVALFFGLSGTGKTTLSTDHNRYLIGDDEHCWSENGVSNIEGGCYAKCIDLVREKEPDIWNAIKFGTVVENVVFDEHTREVDYSDRSVSENTRAAYPIEYIPNAKIPCVGPHPKNVILLACDAFGVLPPVSKLSLAQTMYHFISGYTALVAGTEDGIKEPQATFSACFGAAFIMLHPTKYAAMLAEKMKKHGATGWLVNTGWSGGRYGSGNRIKLAYTRKIIDAIHSGSLLNADYSKTEVFGLEIPTVVEGVPSEILDPVNTWSDKKAYNDNLLNLGGLFKRNFEVFLNHKIGTDNKLAEEILAAGPRF; this is encoded by the exons ATGATGAGTGGAAATCTAGCAAAGATCGATACAAGAACGAAAAGAGATGATGAGGAGATCTGTCACGACGACAGTGCCACGCCAGTGAAAGCGCAGACCATCGACGAGTTACATTCGCTTCAGATGAAGAAATCAGCTCCTTCTACTCCAATCAAAGGTGGTGGTGCAGGTAGCGCAAGATCTTCATTCGATTCTGCAGTCTCTGATCAAGACCACCGAAATAAACAGCAACTCCAGTCCATCAG TGCATCACTGGCATCATTGACAAGAGAGACCGGGCCGAAGGTGGTGAAAGGGGATCCAGCATCAACCAGGAAAGCTGCAGAAACTCCGAAACTATCCTCTCATCATGCTACTGCTACTGCTACTCCTACTCCTAATATCAGTGATAGTTCCCTCAAATTCACTCACATCCTCTACAATCTCTCCCCGGCAG AGCTTTACGAGCAAGCTATCAAGTATGAGAAAGGGTCATTCATAACTTCAAGCGGAGCTCTAGCCACGCTTTCTGGTGCAAAAACAGGGCGATCTCCCAGAGACAAACGTGTCGTTAAAGATGAGTCCACCGCGAAGGAGCTCTGGTGGGGAAA GGGATCACCCAATATTGAGATGGATGAGCAGACATTCTTGGTCAACAGAGAACGAGCTGTTGATTACTTGTGCTCTTTGGACAAG GTTTTTGTAAACGACCAGTACCTTAATTGGGATCCAAATCACCGTATCAAAGTCCGTATTGTATCTGCCAGAGCTTACCATTCCTTATTCATGCATAACAT GTGTATCCGACCAACACCTGAAGAATTGGAAGATTTTGGCACCCCAGACTTTACAATTTACAACTCTGGACAATTCCCATGTAACCGATATACTCACTACATGACCTCGTCTACTAGTATAGATATTAATCTTGCTAGAAGAGAAATGGTCATTCTCGGGACTCAATATGCTGGGGAAATGAAAAAAGGCTTGTTCAGCCTAATGCACTATCTCATGCCTAAGCGTCAAATTTTGTCTCTGCATTCTGGTTGCAATATGGGAAAAGATGGCGATGTAGCCCTCTTCTTCGGGCTATCAG GTACCGGCAAAACTACATTATCCACGGATCATAATAGGTACTTGATTGGAGACGATGAGCATTGCTGGAGTGAGAATGGTGTGTCAAATATTGAGGGAGGATGCTATGCAAAGTGCATTGACCTTGTGAGGGAGAAAGAGCCTGATATCTGGAACGCCATCAAGTTTGGAACAG TGGTCGAAAATGTGGTGTTTGATGAGCATACCAGAGAAGTAGACTACTCAGATAGATCTGTATCAG agAATACTCGAGCAGCATACCCAATAGAGTACATTCCTAATGCCAAAATACCTTGTGTTGGTCCTCACCCGAAGAATGTCATTCTTCTTGCCTGCGATGCATTTGGCGTGCTTCCACCAGTGAGCAAACTGAGCTTGGCACAGACAATGTATCACTTCATTAGTGGCTACACTGCTCTG GTGGCAGGAACAGAGGATGGTATAAAGGAGCCACAAGCTACATTCTCAGCCTGTTTTGGAGCAGCATTCATAATGCTCCATCCTACCAAGTACGCAGCCATGCTGGCtgagaaaatgaaaaaacacGGCGCTACAGGTTGGCTAGTTAACACAGGCTGGTCTGGTGGAAG GTACGGATCAGGCAACCGTATCAAACTGGCCTACACCCGAAAAATCATCGATGCCATCCACTCAGGGAGCCTTCTGAATGCAGACTATTCCAAAACTGAAGTGTTCGGGCTCGAAATCCCTACTGTAGTCGAGGGGGTGCCTTCAGAAATTCTCGACCCTGTGAACACG TGGTCAGACAAGAAAGCTTACAATGACAACTTGTTGAACTTGGGTGGTCTGTTCAAGAGGAACTTTGAGGTATTTTTGAACCACAAGATTGGAACAGATAACAAATTGGCTGAGGAGATTCTGGCAGCTGGTCCGAGATTTTAG
- the LOC108216339 gene encoding phosphoglycerate mutase-like protein 1 isoform X2, protein MGSNSGTGVYPLHRSKIIHLVRHAQGIHNVAGEKDHSAYSSREYFDAHLTPLGWQQVENLHKHVRASGIFESVQLVVVSPLLRTLQTAVGAFGGEGCTDETNVPPLMIENAGNSDHPEISSLNCPPFIALELCREHLGVHPCDQRRSISEYKPLFPAIDFSLIENDADVLWEADIREKNEDVAARGKKFLDWLWTRKEKEIAVVTHSGLLVHTLKEYGDDCHPSIKSEMGTFFNNCELRSVVIVDKSMICSDSSTTNFPGKIPSGTDVPSDATAATN, encoded by the exons ATGGGTTCCAATTCTGGCACTGGTGTATATCCTTTGCACCGGTCTAAAATTATTCACCTG GTGAGACATGCTCAAGGGATTCATAATGTAGCAGGAGAAAAGGACCACAGCGCTTACTCATCTCGAGAATATTTTGATGCACATCTGACCCCATTAGGCTGGCAGCAG GTAGAAAATCTGCACAAGCATGTACGAGCCTCTGGAATCTTTGAGAGTGTCCAACTAGTTGTTGTTTCACCTTTGTTAAG AACATTGCAAACAGCAGTTGGAGCTTTCGGAGGTGAAGGCTGCACAGATGAGACAAATGTGCCTCCACTGATGATAGAAAATGCTGGTAATAGTGATCACCCTGAAATCTCAAGTCTAAATTGTCCACCTTTCATAGCTTTGGAGCTCTGCCGTGAACACTTG GGAGTTCATCCATGTGATCAGAGAAGAAGCATCAGCGAGTACAAACCTTTGTTTCCTGCAATCGATTTCTCATTG ATAGAAAATGATGCTGATGTTTTGTGGGAAGCTGATATCAGAGAAAAGAATGAAGATGTAGCTGCCAGAGGAAAGAAATTTTTGGACTG GCTGTGgacaagaaaagagaaagagataGCAGTTGTCACACACAGCGGACTTCTTGTCCATACTTTGAAGGAATATGGAGATGATTGTCATCCTTCCATCAAGAGTGAAATGGGGACATT CTTCAACAATTGTGAGCTTCGGTCTGTGGTCATTGTTGACAAAAG CATGATATGTTCAGATTCTTCTACAACCAACTTCCCCGGCAAAATCCCAAGCGGGACTGACGTTCCTAGTGATGCTACTGCTGCCACAAACTAA
- the LOC108216339 gene encoding phosphoglycerate mutase-like protein 1 isoform X1 — translation MIGDGTGIHCRFIIVWIMNVVVNKIVELLKSDCKLLFAGMGSNSGTGVYPLHRSKIIHLVRHAQGIHNVAGEKDHSAYSSREYFDAHLTPLGWQQVENLHKHVRASGIFESVQLVVVSPLLRTLQTAVGAFGGEGCTDETNVPPLMIENAGNSDHPEISSLNCPPFIALELCREHLGVHPCDQRRSISEYKPLFPAIDFSLIENDADVLWEADIREKNEDVAARGKKFLDWLWTRKEKEIAVVTHSGLLVHTLKEYGDDCHPSIKSEMGTFFNNCELRSVVIVDKSMICSDSSTTNFPGKIPSGTDVPSDATAATN, via the exons ATGATCGGGGATGGAACAGGAATTCACTGTAGATTCATAATCGTTTGGATCATGAATGTAGTTGTTAACAAAATTGTTGAATTATTGAAATCGGATTGTAAATTGC TATTTGCTGGTATGGGTTCCAATTCTGGCACTGGTGTATATCCTTTGCACCGGTCTAAAATTATTCACCTG GTGAGACATGCTCAAGGGATTCATAATGTAGCAGGAGAAAAGGACCACAGCGCTTACTCATCTCGAGAATATTTTGATGCACATCTGACCCCATTAGGCTGGCAGCAG GTAGAAAATCTGCACAAGCATGTACGAGCCTCTGGAATCTTTGAGAGTGTCCAACTAGTTGTTGTTTCACCTTTGTTAAG AACATTGCAAACAGCAGTTGGAGCTTTCGGAGGTGAAGGCTGCACAGATGAGACAAATGTGCCTCCACTGATGATAGAAAATGCTGGTAATAGTGATCACCCTGAAATCTCAAGTCTAAATTGTCCACCTTTCATAGCTTTGGAGCTCTGCCGTGAACACTTG GGAGTTCATCCATGTGATCAGAGAAGAAGCATCAGCGAGTACAAACCTTTGTTTCCTGCAATCGATTTCTCATTG ATAGAAAATGATGCTGATGTTTTGTGGGAAGCTGATATCAGAGAAAAGAATGAAGATGTAGCTGCCAGAGGAAAGAAATTTTTGGACTG GCTGTGgacaagaaaagagaaagagataGCAGTTGTCACACACAGCGGACTTCTTGTCCATACTTTGAAGGAATATGGAGATGATTGTCATCCTTCCATCAAGAGTGAAATGGGGACATT CTTCAACAATTGTGAGCTTCGGTCTGTGGTCATTGTTGACAAAAG CATGATATGTTCAGATTCTTCTACAACCAACTTCCCCGGCAAAATCCCAAGCGGGACTGACGTTCCTAGTGATGCTACTGCTGCCACAAACTAA
- the LOC108215720 gene encoding uncharacterized protein LOC108215720, translating to MDNYSYSSVQSSPRSTSDATWDDDSQHSLGNYKIKLMCSYGGKIQPRQHDNQLAYVAGDTKIFAVDRNIKFSLFLSKLSALSHLDAKSLCFRYQLPGEDLDALISVTNDEDLEHMMLEYDRLYRASSKPVRLRLFLFPAPAAPSSAFSSSDSKPDRQWFVDALNSVQNQSHNDSASSTAVTPPLSATPDFLFGFDKEGHGDRQAPPCKAAESVPSQHVDDRSFVNDMERMNMNASNQEALNARDGYYGDFFGQKPPENVQQPAASYYQERTGGEQMYYIPANTAGVYQTQVMRPVTGQVGQGYYGMQRMVPEVYREQPVYSVVPQQQQQQSFQQKNVGAYAVGPMGDPYGQVGYDAQGRQVFYTTAVAGVAQQQFQSVDGRQGGGELNQESR from the coding sequence ATGGACAACTACTCATACTCCAGTGTTCAATCATCTCCACGATCCACCAGTGATGCTACTTGGGATGATGATTCACAGCACTCACTTGGCAACTACAAAATCAAGCTCATGTGCAGTTATGGCGGGAAAATCCAGCCACGTCAGCACGACAATCAGCTCGCGTACGTCGCCGGCGACACCAAGATCTTCGCCGTCGATCGCAACATCAagttctctctctttctctccaaGCTATCGGCTCTCTCTCATCTTGACGCGAAGTCTCTGTGTTTTCGGTATCAGCTGCCTGGCGAAGATCTCGATGCGTTGATTTCGGTGACGAATGATGAGGATTTGGAGCATATGATGCTCGAGTATGATCGACTTTATCGAGCCTCGAGTAAGCCGGTGAGGCTCCGTTTGTTTCTGTTTCCGGCGCCGGCGGCGCCATCGTCGGCGTTCAGCTCGTCGGATTCGAAGCCGGATCGGCAGTGGTTCGTGGACGCGTTGAATTCTGTGCAGAATCAGAGTCATAATGACTCGGCTTCGTCGACGGCGGTGACGCCGCCGTTGTCGGCGACGCCGGACTTTTTGTTCGGTTTTGATAAGGAAGGGCACGGTGATAGGCAAGCGCCGCCGTGTAAGGCGGCTGAGTCGGTGCCGTCTCAGCACGTTGATGATCGTAGCTTTGTAAATGATATGGAAAGGATGAATATGAATGCATCGAATCAGGAGGCTTTGAATGCGAGAGACGGTTATTACGGCGATTTTTTCGGACAGAAACCGCCGGAGAATGTCCAACAACCGGCAGCAAGTTACTACCAGGAGAGGACCGGAGGGGAACAGATGTATTACATTCCGGCGAACACCGCCGGAGTTTATCAAACTCAGGTGATGCGACCGGTGACCGGACAAGTCGGTCAAGGATATTACGGAATGCAAAGGATGGTACCGGAAGTTTACCGGGAGCAGCCGGTATACAGTGTAGTCCcccagcagcagcagcaacaatcATTTCAGCAAAAGAATGTTGGGGCCTACGCTGTGGGACCAATGGGTGACCCGTATGGACAGGTTGGCTATGACGCGCAAGGGAGGCAAGTGTTTTACACGACGGCGGTGGCAGGGGTGGCGCAGCAGCAGTTTCAGTCGGTGGACGGGAGACAAGGCGGTGGCGAGTTGAATCAGGAGAGTCGATAG